Within the Candidatus Atribacteria bacterium ADurb.Bin276 genome, the region CATCTTTATAAGCTGAGCGGGGATAAGGCTTCCAATTTTTGCTAATCGTGGATGTGATATTTGAAAATGAGCTCGTAAATTGGCAAGGCACCGGTTGAGGGGAGAGGTGCTTCCCGCCAAACTCATCGTTGATTTCATTCGGGCAATTCCTTTCTCAACAACCATCAATTCCCCTCCAAACTCATATTCACCATCCTTAAAACCAGTTGGCCTAACAGCATCACTTACTGCAATAAAGTGATCTTCATCTTTACACTTTAAGGCAATTTTAATAATATCCGGATGAATATGAATCATATCTGCTATGAGTTCAACAGTTATCTCATCAAAACCAAGGGCAAAAGAAAGTAAATTTGGCTTCCGGTGATTCAGTGGATCCATACCGTTAAATAAGTGAGTTACTAAATGTGCTCCTTTGCGGTAAGCCAAATAACAGGTCTCCTGATCGGCTTGACTGTGGCCTAAAGATACGCAAACACCTTGTTTACTTAAATATTCTATAAGCTCTAAACTCCCCGGAAGTTCGGGTGCTAAAGTAATTCTTTTAATCAAGCCGGGATCTATTTCCAAAAATTCTTTCATCTCTGAAAGATCTGGCACTCTTAGGTTTTTTGCATTATGT harbors:
- the nagA gene encoding N-acetylglucosamine-6-phosphate deacetylase, which encodes MSRIGIFGNIVTPQLVVENSMLLIKDKRIAGIIQSNEPELKIDIRYDYSGKYLYPGLIDLHLHGVLGQDTTDGDKNGLQKMAKYLTTCGVTGFLATTVSESYLRLRKAIETVSKLDKIHNSCSKILGIHLEGPYLSEGRKGAHNAKNLRVPDLSEMKEFLEIDPGLIKRITLAPELPGSLELIEYLSKQGVCVSLGHSQADQETCYLAYRKGAHLVTHLFNGMDPLNHRKPNLLSFALGFDEITVELIADMIHIHPDIIKIALKCKDEDHFIAVSDAVRPTGFKDGEYEFGGELMVVEKGIARMKSTMSLAGSTSPLNRCLANLRAHFQISHPRLAKIGSLIPAQLIKMEHQIGSLEINKNADIAIFDDQFNCHATFINGEQVF